One genomic window of Silurus meridionalis isolate SWU-2019-XX chromosome 22, ASM1480568v1, whole genome shotgun sequence includes the following:
- the chrac1 gene encoding chromatin accessibility complex protein 1: MEKKVERAAEGKNMSLPVSRVKLIMKSSPDVSCINQDALFLTTKATELFVQHLALTSYNNGSGKQKGTLAYRDLAKTAEETEMFQFLTDILPKKILARDYLKSLEKMEEGDN; encoded by the exons ATGGAGAAGAAAGTTGAGCGTGCGGCGGAGGGGAAGAACATGTCTCTGCCTGTTTCACGTGTAAAACTGATCATGAAGAGCTCTCCGGATGTGTCGTGCATCAATCAGGACGCTCTGTTTCTGACCACGAAAGCGACG GAGCTTTTTGTTCAGCACTTGGCGTTGACCTCGTACAATAACGGCTCAGGAAAACAGAAAGGCACCTTGGCTTACCGTGATCTGGCCAAAACTGCTGAGGAGACAGAAATGTTCCAGTTTCTCACAG ATATTCTTCCAAAGAAAATCTTGGCCAGAGATTATCTAAAGTCCCTggagaaaatggaagaaggagacaactga